One window of Biomphalaria glabrata chromosome 6, xgBioGlab47.1, whole genome shotgun sequence genomic DNA carries:
- the LOC129926720 gene encoding uncharacterized protein LOC129926720, with the protein MLSSVLDTAGSEAATTQPASAAERKIILTAITNADNTNKRLPEDFIYVMMNSMELTTMVSLLCCPHCFDKKLTMCITQSKGMAHLIKIKCLNCEIYLWPDLTSKKSNNVHLDINVRAVAALKESGISHSKFDRFCGLMSMPCMHRNTYNNLANIVNTAIIEAGEECMIRASAVVHGRNISQPLTTDDRISSTGCPVITVSFDGTWHKRGHSSHSGNGTVIDFDTGLVIDTEVLSNYCCVCDSNSAELNFDASKHMCQKNFSGSANAMEAAAASKICSHSVASENLFMA; encoded by the exons ATGCTCAG ctctgttttggatacagctggatctgaagcagcaacaacgcagcctgcaagtgcagctgaacgaaaaataattctaactgcaattactaacgctgataacaccaataagaggctgcctgaagatttcatatacgtcatgatgaattcaatggaattgaccacaatggtctccttgttgtgctgtccacattgcttcgacaaaaaattaaccatgtgcatcacacaatcaaaaggcatggctcatttgattaaaatcaaatgccTAAATTGTGAAATATATTTGTGGCCTGACTTgacctcaaaaaaaagtaataatgttcatctggatattaatgtccgcgctgtcgctgcattaaaagaatctggaatctcgcattctaaatttgataggttttgtggacttatgagtatgccctgcatgcacagaaatacttataacaatctagctaacatagtcaacactgctataattgaagctggtgaagaatgtatgattagggcatctgctgttgtgcatggaagaaacatttcacaacctCTGACTACAGATGATAGAATAAGTTCAACAGGCTGTcctgttattacagtttctttcgatgggacttggcataaaaggggccactcatctcattcaggaaatggcacagttattgattttgatactggactcgtcatcgacaccgaagtcctatcaaattattgctgtgtttgtgattcaaactctgcagaactaaattttgatgcctctaagcatatgtgtcaaaaaaacttcagtggCTCAGCAAATGCAATGGAGGCCGCAGCAGCATCCAAAATTTGTTCTCACTCTGTGGCATCAGAAAACTTGTTTATGGCATGA